One segment of Solanum stenotomum isolate F172 chromosome 1, ASM1918654v1, whole genome shotgun sequence DNA contains the following:
- the LOC125869089 gene encoding uncharacterized protein LOC125869089 translates to MAEIYVVPFYSDQIEVTVTKNAVVVNDWILEIVHVRKSNKLVVGLDIEWLPCFNPDENHPVALLQLCVGRRCLLFQLLHKDGLPAFLAKFLGDPNVKFVGVGVKGDAEKLLRDHKLFVANTVDLNRLALSIYGEEVYGKMGLKRMAKEVLGKVMEKPKNVTLSKWDAEELVYEQIEYAAIDAFMSLEIGRNLLNLVWKREKESRPLPRVQYLNCHYQPPLLLLQDTQGMFQTFALF, encoded by the coding sequence aTGGCAGAAATCTATGTTGTTCCTTTCTACAGTGACCAAATTGAAGTGACTGTTACGAAGAATGCTGTCGTTGTTAATGATTGGATTCTGGAGATCGTTCATGTTCGGAAATCCAACAAACTTGTTGTTGGACTTGATATCGAGTGGCTGCCCTGTTTCAACCCTGACGAAAATCACCCTGTTGCTCTCCTCCAGCTCTGCGTAGGACGGCGTTGCTTACTATTCCAACTTCTCCACAAAGACGGCCTTCCAGCATTCCTCGCCAAGTTCCTTGGAGATCCGAATGTCAAGTTTGTTGGAGTCGGGGTTAAAGGAGACGCGGAGAAATTGCTTCGCGATCATAAGCTGTTTGTGGCGAATACTGTGGATTTGAATCGATTGGCATTATCGATTTATGGAGAGGAAGTGTATGGGAAGATGGGATTGAAGAGAATGGCGAAAGAGGTGCTTGGGAAAGTGATGGAGAAGCCAAAGAATGTGACATTGAGTAAGTGGGATGCAGAGGAATTGGTGTATGAACAAATTGAATATGCTGCTATTGATGCTTTTATGTCGCTTGAGATCGGCAGAAATTTGCTTAATTTAGTGtggaagagagaaaaagagagcCGCCCTCTCCCTCGTGTGCAATATTTGAATTGTCATTATCAACCGCCATTGTTGCTGCTGCAAGATACTCAAGGGATGTTTCAAACATTTGCTCTGTTTTGA